The Etheostoma spectabile isolate EspeVRDwgs_2016 chromosome 24, UIUC_Espe_1.0, whole genome shotgun sequence genome contains a region encoding:
- the LOC116674062 gene encoding ADP-ribosylation factor-like protein 4C yields MGNSFSNLGAFQSLHIVMLGLDSAGKTTVLYRLKFNEFVNTVPTIGFNTERIRLGGAGASRGISCHFWDVGGQEKLRPLWKPYSRCTDGIVYVVDSVDAERLEEARAELHKITRFSENQGTPLLVVANKQDLPRALDVAEIERQLALAELSPSTPYHVQPACAIIGEGLHEGMDKLYEMIVKRRKSLKQKKKRQ; encoded by the coding sequence ATGGGGAACAGCTTCTCCAACCTGGGCGCCTTCCAGTCCTTGCACATAGTCATGCTTGGCTTGGATTCCGCGGGTAAAACCACCGTGCTGTACCGCCTGAAATTCAACGAATTTGTCAACACGGTGCCCACCATAGGCTTCAACACGGAGCGGATCCGGCTGGGCGGCGCGGGGGCTTCGCGCGGCATCAGTTGCCACTTCTGGGACGTCGGCGGCCAGGAGAAGCTGCGACCCCTGTGGAAGCCGTACAGCCGCTGCACGGACGGCATCGTGTACGTGGTGGACTCCGTGGACGCCGAGAGGCTGGAGGAGGCCCGCGCCGAGCTGCACAAGATCACGCGCTTCTCGGAGAACCAGGGAACGCCGCTGCTGGTCGTGGCCAACAAGCAGGACCTGCCGCGGGCGCTGGACGTCGCGGAGATCGAGCGGCAGCTGGCTCTGGCGGAGCTGAGCCCCTCCACGCCGTACCACGTCCAGCCCGCCTGCGCCATCATCGGAGAGGGGCTGCACGAGGGCATGGACAAGCTGTACGAGATGATAGTGAAGAGGAGGAAGTCGctgaagcagaagaagaagaggcagTGA
- the LOC116674013 gene encoding SH3 domain-binding protein 4-A encodes MAAHRIIRVTNNNNVLPRCKSEGTLIDLSEGFTGASLNDVKVPSPSALRLDTSASYGAAQEVVAIKDYCPSSFTTLKFSKGDRLYVLDTSGGEWWYAHNNMEMGYIPAAYVQPVNFRNSVLSDSGMIDSLGEGYEDGSKEFGGLGEWTGITLKPSPIYNNSPLSANPFIHPLDQNCKDIGVRNSTDLILFDALASPSSCSNFTTSTIMTNGFSSCHINNITPTSPNQEVGPNLHRDNPFFRSKRSHSLSELSVLQAQSNPTLPSSGFFTGLKAPSPEQFQSREDFRTAWLNHRKLARSCHDLDSLGQSPGWGQTQPVETNIVCRLDSNGGVVQLPDTQITIHIPEGHVSRGDHQQISMKALLDPPLELNGDHCSIVSPVVEIKLSNMETRSFITLEMKVLVTVKKESCHTAEVLCVRSDCKEGPYTPIPNAYIYKETVQVQLDSLEPCMYVAVVVKAQYISHNTTVWDHVQRKVTLGVYGPKHIHPAFKTVVAMFGHDCAPNTLLINEVGRQPSSNPPVALQLWGKHQFVLRYPQDLQVGLYSNMSNYQVKASEGAGVIQGFQVKLGKVSRLLYMITSHDPNSISDFTLRVQVKDALDCILTQFCVQTPTPPPKTDARIMGQRRFLKKKEVDKIILSPLAVTSKYPKFQDRCITILKFGKLIKTVNRQHKNTYLLEYKKGDVIALLSEDKIKLRGQLRTKEWFIGYYQGKVGLVHAKNVLVLGKVKPIYWCGPDLTTTMLLEQILKPCKFLTYIYATVRTVLMENVGNWRAFADAIGYGNLPLNYFCRTELDNEPEKVASVLEKLKEDCMIMEHGERKSFQRELMMALLKMDCQGLVARLVLDFVLLTTAVEVAFRWRELAEKLARVSRQQMEAYEAPHRDKNGLLDNESMWKPAYDFLLTWAAHIGDSYRDVIQELHLGLDKMRNPITKRWKHLTGTLILVNCLDTLQSAAFCPTGYGDFAV; translated from the exons ATGGCTGCCCATCGCATCATCAGAGTGACGAACAACAATAACGTCCTTCCTCGCTGCAAGTCTGAGGGGACGCTCATCGACCTTAGTGAAGGGTTCACCGGGGCCAGTCTTAACGATGTCAAAG TGCCTTCTCCCAGTGCCTTAAGGCTGGATACTTCAGCCTCCTATGGAGCTGCGCAGGAAGTGGTTGCCATAAAGGATTATTGCCCCAGCAGCTTCACCACACTGAAGTTCTCTAAAGGCGATCGCCTCTATGTGTTGGACACGTCCGGTGGAGAGTGGTGGTACGCCCACAACAACATGGAAATGGGCTACATCCCAGCCGCCTACGTCCAGCCGGTCAACTTCAGGAACTCTGTGCTTAGCGACAGTGGGATGATTGACAGTCTCGGGGAAGGATATGAGGATGGGTCGAAAGAGTTTGGAGGTTTGGGGGAGTGGACAGGGATAACCCTTAAGCCCTCCCCAATTTACAACAACAGCCCCCTCTCTGCGAACCCCTTTATCCACCCGTTAGATCAAAACTGCAAAGATATAGGCGTAAGAAACTCAACAGATCTTATTCTGTTTGATGCACTGGCATCTCCATCATCTTGCTCAAACTTTACCACTAGTACAATCATGACCAATGGGTTCAGCAGCTGTCACATTAACAATATCACCCCCACAAGCCCAAATCAAGAGGTTGGACCTAACCTCCACAGGGATAACCCGTTTTTTAGGAGTAAACGCTCCCACAGTCTCTCCGAACTCTCAGTCTTGCAGGCGCAGTCGAATCCTACCTTACCTTCCTCTGGATTCTTCACAGGTCTTAAGGCTCCTTCACCAGAGCAGTTTCAGAGCAGGGAGGACTTCAGGACTGCTTGGTTGAACCACAGAAAGCTAGCCAGGTCTTGCCATGACCTTGACTCCCTGGGTCAGAGTCCTGGGTGGGGCCAAACGCAGCCAGTGGAGACCAATATTGTGTGCAGGTTGGACAGTAATGGAGGAGTTGTTCAGCTCCCGGACACCCAAATCACCATACACATCCCTGAAGGCCACGTCAGCCGTGGAGACCACCAACAAATTTCCATGAAAGCTTTGCTAGACCCTCCTTTGGAGCTCAACGGTGACCACTGCTCCATTGTTAGCCCCGTGGTGGAGATCAAGCTGAGCAACATGGAGACCAGGTCCTTCATCACGTTGGAGATGAAGGTATTGGTAACTGTCAAGAAGGAAAGTTGTCACACGGCAGAGGTGCTGTGCGTTCGAAGTGACTGCAAAGAAGGGCCTTACACGCCCATCCCTAATGCTTACATTTACAAGGAGACAGTCCAGGTGCAGCTGGATAGTTTAGAGCCTTGTATGTATGTGGCTGTTGTGGTTAAGGCTCAGTACATCAGCCACAATACCACTGTTTGGGACCATGTGCAGAGGAAAGTAACTCTGGGCGTCTACGGCCCCAAGCACATTCACCCCGCCTTCAAAACAGTTGTGGCAATGTTTGGGCACGACTGTGCCCCCAATACACTGTTGATTAATGAGGTGGGCCGGCAGCCTAGCTCCAACCCGCCGGTGGCCCTCCAGCTGTGGGGGAAGCACCAGTTTGTGCTGCGGTACCCTCAGGACCTCCAGGTGGGATTGTACTCCAACATGTCTAACTATCAAGTGAAGGCGAGTGAGGGTGCCGGGGTGATTCAGGGATTTCAGGTCAAACTGGGGAAAGTCAGCAGGCTCCTGTACATGATCACATCGCATGACCCCAACAGCATCTCAGATTTTACTCTCAGGGTCCAAGTCAAGGACGCCCTTGACTGCATCCTCACCCAGTTTTGCGTCCAAACGCCAACACCGCCACCAAAGACCGACGCGAGGATTATGGGCCAGAGGAGgtttctgaaaaagaaagaggtgGATAAGATTATCCTCTCACCACTGGCTGTCACTTCCAAATACCCAAAGTTTCAGGACCGATGCATTACCATCCTTAAATTTGGCAAGTTGATCAAAACAGTGAATAGGCAGCACAAGAATACTTATCTGTTGGAGTACAAAAAAGGGGATGTTATTGCTTTGCTCAGCGAGGACAAAATCAAACTGCGAGGGCAGCTGCGGACCAAAGAGTGGTTCATTGGATACTACCAGGGGAAGGTAGGCCTTGTCCACGCCAAGAATGTTTTAGTTCTGGGTAAGGTCAAGCCTATTTATTGGTGTGGGCCGGACCTAACCACCACAATGCTGTTGGAGCAGATCCTGAAGCCTTGCAAATTTCTTACGTACATCTACGCAACAGTGAGGACGGTTTTAATGGAAAATGTGGGCAACTGGAGGGCATTTGCAGATGCCATTGGGTATGGGAACTTGCCACTAAATTATTTTTGCCGAACCGAGCTGGACAATGAGCCGGAGAAGGTGGCGTCGGTTCTGGAGAAACTCAAAGAGGATTGTATGATCATGGAACATGGAGAGAGGAAGTCCTTCCAGAGGGAACTCATGATG gcGTTGCTGAAGATGGACTGCCAGGGTCTGGTTGCCAGACTGGTCCTGGATTTCGTCTTGCTGACCACTGCGGTGGAGGTGGCGTTCCGCTGGAGGGAACTGGCCGAGAAACTAGCTCGAGTGTCGCGACAGCAGATGGAGGCCTACGAGGCTCCGCACCGCGACAAGAACGGCCTGTTGGACAATGAG TCCATGTGGAAGCCAGCCTACGACTTCCTCCTGACGTGGGCCGCCCACATCGGGGACAGCTACCGAGACGTGATCCAGGAGCTCCACCTCGGCCTGGACAAGATGAGGAACCCCATCACCAAGAGGTGGAAGCACCTGACGGGCACGCTGATCCTCGTCAACTGCCTCGATACGCTCCAAAGTGCCGCCTTCTGTCCCACGGGATATGGAGATTTCGCTGTGTGA